A window of Corythoichthys intestinalis isolate RoL2023-P3 chromosome 14, ASM3026506v1, whole genome shotgun sequence contains these coding sequences:
- the LOC130929725 gene encoding rho GTPase-activating protein 29-like isoform X2, which translates to MGDVDNGSGLGTPQTRRSRSFDNLAVDPEDYATEKNDLAGQDVPLSREEEVDLTLLKHDSGVESALLYAKAWSKYIKDLLVWMEKRVTMDMEYAKSYTRLAESAKSLMMQQDYMPFSDIYNTTFKNDLEYNQLLMQTAMALHTNKFMQPLLARKNELDKLRKDLKEQWQRVQKKMHEADTSLRKAKALKAQRREEYQKARLSTSRSLEEQPNPGNKQVEKKRRLEEEALQKAEEAAEQYQSSMADAGVRSMDLANVKRTILTQIRETIFQCDLTLKAVTVNWFQMQHTQMALLPAHHQAMSDSVKLYEPGECYSEFVRRLPRNLPRERVHSDSISSDGTRFVFAKRSVGSSHSSHGNLSQASLTSCDVLSGDEVDSPLHRRPGIATRRSNSSTDIPDGSRGQAPPLRAWTSGSPLSQGGMCSDSESAGGSSESRSMDSPSASPGDFKRRLPRTPSTGTMSSADDLDEREPPSPLDNGLAEMVTETASSPGPFRNTQMSKAAQTHKLRKLRAPSKCRECDSLVVFHGAECEECSLACHKKCLETLAIQCGHKKLQGRLQLFGINFMQASKNSADGIPFIIKKCTSEIESRALNIKGIYRVNGAKSRVEKLCQAFENGKDLVELSELSPHDISNVLKLYLRQLPEPLILYRHYNDFIGLAKEYQRVVVEEADAARSDAKADHEGETQKSGGPSIYLNRVILRIRDLLRQLPTANYRTLHFLVAHLSRVAEQAEENKMTASNLGIIFGPTLVKPRQADAEVSLSSLVDYPYQALMVELLVRHFQVVFEGSPLDDTAAAHTSPRLTPQEKLQRLSRHSASLTDIKENSKVYKRFSSVIPSTHILDEVQEVQPGTDVTDSSDAVNGVAEGASLQKSGHAATADYAPSPSPSKVQLRVHRARPSTRPLSVPLEHLPTPAEHTESEADPIAQTLQAAANTGSSRVSAYYITPFIDTRAMQRRTWDRKYKHYDVTPRTAMIVAKLPGTGTASSLLSAATGGAVFPDNPCAVSVKPAWTFKRDELTSASVLSHKPPRTLQPPPGTFYRPPISRARTLPDWTTTTTTTTTTATTVAAAGLPPTRLQTQDSTDSAIDAGAASSPPQSPPPDSPEDLDAKTVYQRLRPRRLQELEHREAHFV; encoded by the exons ATGGGAGATGTGGACAACGGCTCAGGGTTGGGGACCCCCCAGACCAGAAGAAGCAGG tcttTCGACAACCTCGCCGTGGATCCCGAGGACTATGCGACGGAGAAGAACGACCTTGCTG GACAAGATGTTCCTCTGTCGCGTGAAGAGGAGGTGGATCTGACCCTGCTGAAGCATGACAGTGGGGTGGAGTCAGCCCTGCTCTATGCCAAAGCCTGGTCCAAGTACATCAAAGACCTACTGGTGTggatggaaaaacgagtgaccatGG ATATGGAGTATGCCAAAAGTTACACCAGATTGGCTGAGTCTGCTAAGTCGCTGATGATGCAGcag GACTACATGCCGTTCAGCGACATTTACAATACCACCTTCAAGAACGACCTTGAATACAACCAACTGCTCATGCAAACTGCCATGGCCCTGCACACCAATAAATTCATGCAG CCTCTCCTGGCCCGTAAGAATGAACTGGACAAGCTGAGGAAAGACCTCAAGGAGCAGTGGCAGAGGGTGCAGAAGAAAATG CATGAGGCAGACACGAGCTTGCGAAAGGCTAAGGCACTAAAGGCTCAGAGACGAGAGGAGTATCAGAAGGCCCGCTTGTCCACtagtcgttccctggaggaacaGCCCAACCCTGGCAACAAGCAGGTGGAGAAGAAGAGAAGGCTTGAAGAGGAGGCCCTGCAGAAG GCCGAGGAGGCCGCAGAACAATACCAGAGCAGCATGGCTGACGCGGGCGTCAGAAGTATGGACCTGGCCAACGTAAAACGCACAATCCTCACTCAGATCAGAGAGACCATCTTCCAGTGCGACCTCACCCTCAAGGCG GTGACCGTCAACTGGTTCCAGATGCAGCACACGCAGATGGCTTTACTTCCCGCCCATCACCAGGCGATGAGTGACAGCGTAAAGCTATATGAACCCGGGGAGTGCTACTCTGAGTTTGTGCGCCGTTTGCCCCGAAATTTGCCCAGGGAGCGCGTGCACTCCGACTCAATATCCTCTGACGGCACAAG GTTTGTGTTCGCCAAGCGATCAGTGGGCAGTTCCCACTCTTCCCACGGTAACCTGTCACAGGCCTCCCTCACCTCCTGTGACGTCCTCAGCGGTGACGAGGTCGACAGCCCGTTACACCGCCGGCCTGGAATTGCAACACGTCGTTCCAACAGCAGCACCGACATCCCAG ATGGGTCGAGGGGTCAGGCCCCACCTCTCCGAGCTTGGACCTCTGGAAGTCCGTTGAGTCAGGGTGGGATGTGCAGTGACTCGGAGAGTGCGGGAGGCAGCAGTGAATCCAGGTCCATGGACTCCCCTTCTGCCAGTCCAG GCGACTTCAAGCGACGCCTTCCCAGAACTCCCTCCACGGGCACCATGTCCTCTGCTGATGACTTGGATGAGAGAGAACCTCCATCACCTTTGGATAATG GTCTGGCTGAGATGGTGACTGAAACAGCTAGCTCTCCCGGGCCCTTCCGGAACACTCAGATGTCCAAAGCGGCGCAGACGCACAAGTTGAGAAAGCTTCGAGCGCCGTCCAAATGCCGCGAATGCGACAGTCTGGTTGTCTTCCATGGGGCTGAGTGTGAGGAG TGCTCTCTGGCCTGCCACAAGAAGTGTCTGGAGACGCTGGCCATCCAGTGCGGCCACAAGAAGCTTCAGGGCAGGCTTCAACTCTTTGGCATCAACTTCATGCAGGCATCCAAAAACAGCGCTGACGGCATCCCCTTCatcattaaaaaatgcacttccGAGATTGAAAGCCGCGCCCTCAATATTAAG GGCATTTACCGGGTGAATGGTGCCAAGTCACGCGTGGAGAAGCTGTGCCAGGCCTTCGAGAATGGCAAAGACCTGGTGGAGCTGTCGGAGCTTTCGCCACACGATATCAGCAATGTGCTCAAGCTCTACCTGAGACAG TTACCAGAGCCGCTGATCCTGTACCGCCACTACAACGATTTCATCGGCCTGGCCAAAGAATACCAGCGGGTGGTGGTGGAAGAGGCCGACGCCGCTCGGAGCGACGCAAAGGCGGACCACGAGGGCGAAACCCAGAAATCAGGCGGGCCCAGCATCTACTTAAACCGTGTGATTCTCCGGATTAGAGACCTGCTGCGCCAGCTGCCAACCGCCAACTACCGCACCTTGCATTTTCTGGTCGCTCACCTGAGCAG AGTGGCAGAGCAGGCGGAGGAGAACAAAATGACAGCGAGCAACCTAGGCATCATCTTCGGCCCCACGCTCGTGAAGCCTCGGCAGGCGGATGCCGAGGTGTCCCTATCCTCCCTGGTGGATTACCCGTACCAGGCCCTTATGGTGGAGCTGCTGGTGCGACACTTCCAGGTGGTCTTTGAGGGCTCGCCGTTGGACGACACCGCCGCCGCCCACACCTCGCCCCGCCTCACCCCCCAGGAAAAGCTGCAGCGCCTCAGCAGACACTCTGCCTCCTTGACGGACATCAAAGAG AATTCCAAAGTATACAAGAGGTTCTCCTCCGTGATCCCGTCCACTCACATCCTGGATGAGGTCCAGGAGGTTCAGCCGGGTACCGATGTGACAGACTCATCGGATGCCGTCAACGGTGTCGCCGAGGGAGCAAGTCTCCAAAAGTCGGGCCACGCCGCTACCGCTGACTACGCGCCATCACCGTCCCCTTCCAAGGTCCAGCTCAGAGTCCATCGAGCCCGGCCATCGACCCGTCCCCTCAGCGTACCTCTGGAGCACCTGCCTACACCCGCAGAGCACACCGAATCAGAGGCGGATCCTATCGCGCAGACACTACAAGCGGCGGCCAACACCGGCTCGTCCCGAGTCAGCGCCTATTACATCACGCCCTTCATCGATACTCGGGCCATGCAGCGGCGGACTTGGGACAGGAAATACAAACATTACGACGTGACGCCCAGGACCGCCATGATTGTGGCCAAGCTACCCGGCACTGGGACAGCTTCATCCCTGCTCTCTGCCGCCACCGGCGGCGCCGTGTTTCCAGACAATCCCTGCGCCGTGTCCGTTAAACCCGCTTGGACGTTCAAACGGGACGAGCTCACATCAGCATCGGTTTTGTCACACAAACCCCCGAGGACTCTGCAGCCTCCCCCGGGAACCTTCTACAGGCCCCCTATCAGCAGGGCCAGGACGCTGCCCGACTGGACCACTACAACCACTACCACCACCACAACCGCGACCACTGTGGCGGCAGCCGGTCTCCCGCCGACACGCCTCCAGACGCAGGACTCCACAGACAGCGCCATTGACGCTGGGGCGGCTTCATCACCCCCGCAGTCGCCACCCCCTGACAGTCCCGAAGACCTGGACGCAAAAACCGTCTACCAGAGACTGCGACCTCGACGGCTGCAAGAGCTTGAGCACAGAGAGGCCCACTTTGTCTAA